In Halobaculum magnesiiphilum, the following proteins share a genomic window:
- a CDS encoding ParA family protein, which produces MSEHDTQPRAVAVGVLKGGFAKTTTAINLARELAHRNESALVIDLDDNGHMTQNLGFIEEYEAETNHVHEVLLEDGDVRDAIVSVVDGLDLLPAHQDLEDVQTQLKNAMGGSTRLNTRVVEPLLGDEYDYIVVDCPANQGKLNENALYATNNLIIPVRPETGYDSGIHNTVNRLVKEARQYFELDILAVVPSGLSQRLDQDRRDRALLEEINSMGIADSVVPNFCRISDEDWAAIDGGTYDGPLPGIRYRSAIDDANDAGLPLRDYDASCDQLSCYGELAAIVETGGVVREREVVA; this is translated from the coding sequence ATGTCAGAACACGACACTCAACCTCGCGCCGTCGCGGTCGGCGTTCTCAAAGGTGGCTTCGCGAAGACGACGACCGCGATCAACCTCGCGCGCGAGTTGGCACATCGGAACGAGTCCGCGCTCGTCATCGATCTCGACGACAACGGTCACATGACGCAGAATCTCGGCTTTATCGAAGAGTACGAAGCCGAGACGAACCACGTTCACGAGGTCCTCCTCGAAGACGGGGACGTACGCGATGCGATCGTCTCTGTCGTCGACGGTCTGGACCTCCTTCCGGCACATCAGGACCTCGAGGACGTACAGACCCAACTGAAGAACGCGATGGGTGGTTCGACGCGGTTGAACACCCGTGTCGTCGAGCCGTTGCTCGGCGACGAGTACGACTACATCGTCGTCGACTGCCCCGCCAACCAGGGGAAACTCAACGAAAACGCCCTGTACGCGACGAACAACCTCATTATCCCCGTGCGTCCGGAGACGGGATACGACTCCGGCATCCACAACACGGTCAATCGGCTGGTGAAAGAAGCGCGCCAGTACTTCGAGTTGGACATCCTCGCGGTCGTTCCGTCGGGCTTATCGCAACGACTGGACCAGGACCGACGCGATCGCGCGCTTCTGGAGGAGATCAACTCGATGGGGATCGCCGATTCCGTCGTTCCGAACTTCTGTCGGATCTCCGACGAGGACTGGGCGGCGATCGACGGGGGGACGTACGACGGTCCGCTCCCCGGGATCCGCTATCGATCGGCGATCGACGACGCCAACGACGCGGGGCTCCCGTTGCGCGATTACGACGCCAGCTGCGATCAACTCTCCTGTTACGGCGAACTGGCCGCGATCGTCGAAACCGGCGGCGTGGTTCGCGAGCGT